Proteins co-encoded in one Candidatus Poribacteria bacterium genomic window:
- the coaE gene encoding dephospho-CoA kinase (Dephospho-CoA kinase (CoaE) performs the final step in coenzyme A biosynthesis.) has translation MTNFSGWYTLNGMRTEKHRERGIIVGITGGIACGKTTVSDLLAEKGAIPINADEIGHELLKADSPVINVLINTFGQGILEDTGDVSRKKLGAIVFTDKAAREQLNRILHPLIIQRSRARARQLVTEDPNCIVLLDAPLLIEAGAYDTVDLIVVVTAPTATQVQRTLDRSIAQGRSLTKSDVQARIDAQMPLTEKVTYADVVIKNAGTLAELQQQVDTLWEELQKRCA, from the coding sequence TTGACAAATTTCAGCGGATGGTATACACTCAACGGTATGAGAACCGAAAAACACCGCGAACGTGGTATCATTGTCGGGATAACGGGTGGAATCGCCTGCGGAAAGACGACTGTCTCCGATCTTCTTGCTGAAAAAGGTGCGATTCCAATCAATGCTGATGAAATTGGACACGAACTCCTCAAAGCAGATAGTCCGGTTATTAACGTTCTAATTAATACATTTGGACAGGGGATACTCGAAGATACTGGGGATGTCAGTCGGAAAAAACTGGGTGCTATTGTTTTTACAGACAAAGCCGCTCGGGAACAACTCAATCGCATCCTGCATCCGTTAATTATCCAGCGTTCACGCGCACGCGCCCGCCAACTCGTTACGGAAGACCCAAATTGTATTGTGCTGCTTGACGCGCCGCTCCTCATTGAAGCTGGTGCTTATGATACCGTTGATCTGATAGTCGTTGTGACAGCACCAACGGCAACACAAGTGCAACGCACTTTGGATCGCAGCATTGCACAAGGTAGATCGCTTACCAAAAGTGATGTCCAAGCACGAATTGATGCCCAGATGCCGCTCACCGAGAAAGTCACATACGCCGATGTTGTGATAAAGAATGCGGGGACGCTTGCTGAACTTCAGCAACAGGTAGACACGCTTTGGGAGGAACTTCAGAAGCGTTGTGCGTAA
- the modC gene encoding molybdenum ABC transporter ATP-binding protein, producing the protein MTSRPKINLNFRKRLGSFTLAVDCTLEKQVSVFLGVSGSGKSTLLNCISGTLTPDEGEIVFGNEILYDSTSKINLPPEKRRFGYVFQEGYLFPHLTVAQNIRYGQPSPRKSSPAIDVLEISELLQRYPKELSGGQRQRVAIARALAMEPRMLLMDEPLASLDSALKDRIIPYLRHLKDAFDIPILYITHAFSEAMAFADEAFLIANGEIMANGEPHQLLTAPSAMPIAQLTGVENILVLPVKLSDKALGVTWLEIGNQSLVIPYSEAEVGDSVPVAIRAEDIIISLEPNLPISARNTLRGTIQYLDVRSERTWVSIRVEWYHLAVKITHEAREQMQLKEDLEVYCVIKASAINRLWD; encoded by the coding sequence ATGACAAGCAGGCCCAAAATCAACCTCAATTTTCGCAAACGCCTCGGTAGTTTCACTTTGGCAGTCGATTGCACACTGGAAAAGCAGGTTTCGGTGTTTTTAGGTGTGTCTGGGAGCGGGAAAAGTACGCTGCTCAATTGCATCAGCGGCACCCTGACACCTGACGAAGGTGAGATCGTCTTCGGGAACGAAATCCTTTACGATTCCACCTCAAAAATTAATCTACCGCCCGAAAAACGACGGTTCGGATACGTTTTTCAAGAGGGGTATCTATTTCCGCATCTCACCGTTGCCCAAAACATCCGATATGGACAACCCAGTCCACGAAAATCTTCGCCTGCCATAGATGTGCTTGAAATTTCCGAACTGCTTCAGCGATACCCGAAAGAACTCTCAGGCGGTCAACGTCAACGCGTCGCAATTGCCCGCGCACTCGCTATGGAACCGCGGATGCTCCTCATGGATGAGCCGCTTGCTTCGCTTGATAGCGCGCTAAAAGATCGAATTATCCCTTATCTACGCCATCTTAAAGACGCTTTTGATATACCCATCCTCTACATTACCCATGCCTTTTCTGAGGCGATGGCATTCGCCGACGAAGCGTTCTTAATCGCTAACGGCGAAATTATGGCAAACGGTGAACCACACCAGTTGCTAACCGCTCCTTCCGCAATGCCTATCGCACAATTGACCGGTGTTGAGAACATTCTCGTCCTTCCGGTGAAGCTTTCAGATAAGGCACTCGGTGTGACGTGGTTGGAAATCGGAAACCAATCTCTTGTAATTCCTTATAGTGAGGCGGAAGTCGGTGATAGTGTACCGGTTGCTATCCGCGCTGAGGATATTATCATCTCGCTCGAACCAAACCTGCCGATTAGCGCGCGGAACACGTTACGCGGGACAATTCAATATCTTGATGTCAGGAGCGAACGGACGTGGGTATCTATCCGTGTTGAATGGTATCATCTCGCTGTGAAGATCACGCACGAAGCACGTGAGCAGATGCAATTGAAAGAGGACTTGGAGGTTTATTGCGTCATCAAAGCAAGTGCTATCAATCGCCTCTGGGATTAG
- a CDS encoding ABC transporter ATP-binding protein, with protein MHEKDNPNLERVPFRQYAALLSQYLRPQWLRVTLLAVFMFGGIGLNLVNPQIIRYFIDTAKAGGATRNLIIAGCIFLAIGFVRQLVILVSSYLGQDVGWRATNQMREDLADHCLNLDMSFHHEYTPGEMVERVDGDTTALSNFFSEFVLQVIGSFIFLIGVLILVAREDWRIGVALTVFVIIAVWVYNLTRNIAVPLYAAEREGYSRLFGFLEERLIGIEDFRTNGGVGYTMDRFYDVNRDVYGRAVKAHVMGEVLRMISGVLFALGNALAMGMGIYLYQRGVFTIGTVFLVFQYTAMLRRPLYMINRQINELQRATAGLKRIEALYRRTTKIADGTEDLPGSDALGIDFERVRFSYTGDEVVLKDVSFQLSPGKSLGLLGRTGSGKTTITRLLFRLYEVNQGQIRVGGKPIEKIQLEALRSQIGMVTQDVQLFNATVRENLTLFDATIPDDQILSVVEELELSDWYRGLPNGLDTMLEDTGLSAGEAQLLAFARVFLKDPRLVILDEPSSRLDPATEQRIDRAVQRLLRGRTSIIIAHRLGTVQQVDDIMILADGEIQEYGERQQLVRNPDSVFSGLLKTGLEEVTQ; from the coding sequence GTGCACGAAAAAGATAATCCCAATTTAGAAAGAGTACCCTTCCGGCAATACGCCGCACTCCTTTCACAATACCTCAGACCGCAGTGGCTCCGTGTCACGCTGCTCGCTGTATTTATGTTCGGTGGGATCGGTCTAAACCTTGTCAATCCGCAAATTATCCGTTATTTTATTGACACCGCAAAAGCCGGCGGCGCGACACGCAACCTCATCATCGCCGGTTGTATATTCCTTGCGATTGGATTTGTTCGGCAACTGGTGATTTTAGTCAGTTCTTATTTGGGGCAGGATGTCGGATGGCGCGCCACGAATCAGATGCGCGAAGACCTTGCCGACCATTGTCTGAACTTGGATATGTCTTTCCATCATGAATACACGCCCGGTGAAATGGTCGAGCGCGTTGATGGCGATACCACTGCACTCTCGAACTTTTTCTCTGAATTTGTGCTTCAGGTGATTGGGAGTTTCATATTTCTCATCGGTGTCCTGATTTTGGTTGCCCGAGAAGATTGGCGTATCGGTGTTGCACTCACGGTTTTTGTAATTATTGCTGTATGGGTCTACAATCTCACTCGGAACATTGCTGTCCCGCTCTATGCCGCTGAACGCGAGGGCTACTCAAGACTTTTTGGATTTCTTGAAGAACGGTTGATCGGAATCGAAGATTTCCGAACCAACGGCGGGGTCGGCTACACAATGGATCGGTTTTACGACGTCAATCGCGATGTATACGGGCGCGCCGTGAAAGCACATGTGATGGGCGAAGTTTTACGAATGATTAGCGGCGTTTTGTTTGCCTTAGGGAACGCCTTGGCAATGGGAATGGGGATTTATCTCTATCAAAGAGGGGTCTTCACAATCGGGACTGTCTTCCTCGTTTTCCAATACACAGCGATGCTCCGGCGCCCCCTCTACATGATTAACCGTCAGATTAACGAGCTCCAACGGGCGACTGCCGGATTGAAACGGATTGAGGCACTCTATCGCAGAACCACGAAAATAGCGGACGGCACCGAAGATCTGCCCGGATCAGATGCACTCGGTATCGACTTTGAACGCGTCAGATTTAGTTACACCGGAGATGAAGTGGTATTGAAGGATGTTTCGTTCCAACTATCGCCGGGGAAATCGCTTGGGCTGTTAGGACGCACAGGCAGTGGTAAGACGACAATCACCCGTCTCCTGTTCCGGCTCTACGAGGTTAATCAAGGACAGATTCGCGTCGGTGGTAAGCCAATTGAGAAAATTCAACTTGAGGCTTTGCGAAGCCAGATTGGGATGGTCACACAGGATGTTCAACTCTTCAATGCGACTGTACGCGAGAATCTAACCCTCTTTGATGCCACAATTCCCGATGACCAGATTTTGTCGGTTGTTGAAGAACTGGAGCTGTCTGATTGGTATAGAGGTTTACCGAATGGACTTGATACGATGCTTGAAGATACTGGGCTTTCCGCTGGTGAAGCACAGCTTCTCGCCTTTGCGCGCGTCTTTCTCAAAGACCCACGGCTTGTCATTCTTGACGAACCCTCCTCAAGACTTGACCCGGCGACTGAACAGCGAATTGACCGAGCCGTCCAGCGGTTATTGAGAGGGCGAACGAGTATTATTATTGCCCATCGTTTGGGAACCGTTCAACAGGTAGACGATATTATGATTCTTGCCGATGGCGAAATCCAAGAATACGGTGAACGCCAGCAACTCGTCCGCAATCCTGATTCGGTCTTCTCAGGACTCCTAAAGACAGGATTAGAGGAGGTAACGCAATGA
- a CDS encoding ABC transporter ATP-binding protein, producing the protein MTTGQSAIQLIRYRPLLFLSTIFFRGLDDLVPFAFGIIMKGFFDALTGDSPAGFNPWTFVALFIIVELGDRSVLISSAFVWARWRYAVSTLLRKNLMTAIMDMSSPHRVSTASGEVTNRLRDDVESIIRYLEQYIHLWGNTLFAILAIIWMARIDVTVTLIAVVPSILIISIINFARRLIRKYRAAQRIATEKSTNFINELFQSILAVKVARTESNVINHFHQLNDARRKATLVDNLFNQLLRSMSFNINQLATGVILILVAEQMKAGTFTVGDFALFTTYAGDVARSGSLLGGIMAEHKRAEVSFNRMEQTVEEMPDEDLVKHTPVYLKETQPPLVMPERTEADRLDELTITNLTHLYDGSTAGVSDISFRVPAGSFTVVTGRIGAGKTTLLQTLLGVLPKQAGEVRWNGEVITDLKSFFVPPRCAYTPQAPKLFSEKLSDNILLGLPWNWDNLNRAVRLSVMETDLPTLEDGLETVVGPRGVKLSGGQMQRTAAARMFVRDSDLLVFDDLSSGLDVETEQTLWKRLFETQRTTCLVVSHRRAALQQADQIVLLKDGRIEGVGTLDELLRASEEMRRLWEGE; encoded by the coding sequence ATGACGACAGGACAGTCAGCGATTCAACTCATCCGGTATCGTCCACTCCTCTTCCTCAGCACTATTTTCTTTCGGGGTTTAGATGATCTGGTGCCGTTTGCTTTTGGTATCATTATGAAGGGATTTTTTGATGCCCTCACCGGCGACTCCCCCGCTGGATTCAATCCCTGGACGTTTGTCGCACTCTTTATCATTGTTGAACTCGGTGATCGGAGTGTACTCATCTCTTCGGCGTTTGTATGGGCGCGTTGGCGTTACGCCGTTTCTACGCTGCTCCGAAAAAACCTCATGACAGCCATCATGGATATGTCCTCGCCCCATCGCGTCTCAACGGCTTCGGGCGAGGTAACCAACCGCCTACGCGACGATGTTGAGTCGATTATACGGTATCTGGAGCAGTATATCCACCTCTGGGGAAATACGCTTTTCGCAATATTGGCAATCATCTGGATGGCACGCATTGATGTCACTGTAACCCTCATCGCTGTTGTCCCTTCCATTCTGATTATTTCAATTATTAATTTCGCCAGACGGCTCATTCGTAAGTATCGGGCTGCCCAACGGATTGCGACGGAAAAATCAACCAACTTCATCAACGAGCTCTTCCAATCTATCTTGGCGGTGAAAGTGGCGCGGACAGAGTCCAATGTCATTAACCATTTCCATCAACTCAACGACGCACGCCGGAAAGCGACACTCGTGGATAACCTGTTTAATCAGCTCCTCAGATCTATGAGTTTCAATATCAATCAGCTCGCAACGGGCGTAATTCTGATTCTTGTTGCTGAACAGATGAAAGCGGGTACGTTTACTGTCGGCGATTTCGCGCTTTTCACAACCTACGCCGGTGACGTTGCCAGAAGCGGGTCCCTCCTCGGTGGCATAATGGCAGAGCACAAACGCGCAGAAGTGTCGTTCAATCGTATGGAACAGACCGTCGAGGAGATGCCAGACGAAGACTTGGTGAAACATACACCGGTCTATCTCAAAGAAACACAGCCACCACTCGTTATGCCCGAACGCACTGAAGCCGATCGCCTTGATGAACTTACTATCACTAACTTGACGCACCTTTACGATGGTTCAACGGCAGGGGTTTCCGATATTAGTTTCCGGGTTCCAGCAGGCTCCTTTACTGTTGTCACGGGACGGATTGGTGCTGGTAAAACAACGCTCTTGCAAACACTTTTAGGTGTGCTTCCGAAGCAAGCAGGAGAGGTCCGCTGGAACGGCGAAGTTATTACGGATCTAAAGTCCTTTTTCGTGCCACCGCGTTGTGCATATACACCCCAAGCCCCCAAACTCTTCAGCGAGAAATTGAGCGACAATATCCTCCTCGGTTTGCCTTGGAATTGGGACAACTTAAATCGAGCCGTTCGCCTCAGCGTCATGGAAACAGATCTCCCAACGCTTGAAGATGGACTCGAAACCGTTGTAGGTCCCCGTGGCGTGAAATTGTCGGGTGGACAGATGCAACGCACTGCAGCGGCGCGGATGTTCGTCCGGGATTCGGATTTGCTTGTTTTTGATGACCTCTCTTCTGGACTTGACGTGGAAACTGAACAGACCTTATGGAAACGACTCTTTGAGACGCAGCGAACAACCTGTCTCGTTGTTTCCCATCGACGCGCCGCCTTACAGCAGGCGGATCAGATTGTTTTGCTCAAGGACGGTCGTATTGAGGGGGTCGGAACGTTGGACGAATTGCTTCGCGCCTCTGAGGAGATGCGGCGGTTATGGGAGGGCGAATAG
- a CDS encoding sugar phosphate isomerase/epimerase, giving the protein MKIGLCTIAFQEKPLEEVIDIAADYGFNGIELWGKPPHLPAEYDESYVKNVRDMALRKGLEISAFGSYVDPLMPLHQKHFEAAFKVAYDLGTNLVRIWSGGGPSKSIAPADKRLILFRLVSITQWANFRNIRLGLEMHNNNFTDSVATILETIEGINQPALQTYYQPLARTDADEPHTAAEKLASHIINVHAQNFDENGKGCPIADGVVDYARIVEILGAAGYSGYLEVEFVHGDNKLEALQRDRDYLASLINAVDGDTLKDLDIEPV; this is encoded by the coding sequence ATGAAAATAGGTTTATGCACCATCGCTTTCCAAGAAAAACCGTTGGAAGAGGTTATTGATATCGCGGCGGACTACGGTTTCAATGGTATCGAGTTGTGGGGAAAACCTCCGCATCTACCAGCGGAATACGACGAAAGTTATGTCAAAAACGTTCGGGATATGGCACTCCGTAAGGGATTAGAGATCTCAGCGTTCGGTTCGTATGTGGATCCGCTGATGCCGCTCCATCAGAAACACTTCGAGGCAGCCTTTAAAGTCGCATACGATTTAGGAACCAACCTCGTGAGAATCTGGTCGGGTGGGGGTCCTTCAAAATCCATTGCGCCGGCTGATAAACGCTTAATTCTTTTCCGACTGGTGAGCATTACCCAATGGGCAAATTTTCGCAACATTCGGCTCGGTTTGGAAATGCATAACAATAACTTCACCGATAGTGTTGCCACTATTTTGGAAACGATTGAGGGCATTAACCAGCCAGCGTTGCAAACGTATTATCAACCGCTTGCCCGCACTGATGCTGATGAACCGCATACTGCCGCTGAGAAACTCGCTTCACACATCATAAACGTCCATGCTCAAAACTTCGACGAGAACGGCAAAGGGTGTCCTATTGCAGATGGCGTTGTCGATTATGCCCGAATCGTTGAGATTTTAGGTGCTGCTGGATACAGTGGATACTTAGAGGTAGAGTTCGTTCACGGCGATAATAAATTGGAGGCTTTACAACGCGATCGGGACTATCTCGCCAGTTTGATTAACGCTGTAGATGGCGATACACTCAAAGATTTAGACATCGAGCCTGTGTAA
- the modB gene encoding molybdate ABC transporter permease subunit, whose product MRITPAEVAALSLSIKVALLSLVIMFPPGLLIGWLLAKRSFPGKTLLNTLVMCPLVLPPIVSGYLLLILLGKYGVIGGFIYRTFGIEIVFSQLAVVLAVSIISFPLLVRGIVTGMESVPVELENAARTLGASPLKVFWTITLPLAYRGIIGGTILGFSKSLGEFGATIMVAGNIPGKTQTMALAIFSAVHLGEDASVYRLVLISTVVAFVALWFTERFTLR is encoded by the coding sequence ATGAGGATAACGCCCGCCGAAGTTGCTGCCCTCTCTTTATCTATAAAAGTCGCATTGCTCAGTCTGGTTATAATGTTCCCACCGGGATTACTGATCGGCTGGCTATTGGCAAAACGCTCGTTTCCAGGGAAGACTTTGCTGAATACACTCGTTATGTGTCCGTTAGTGCTGCCCCCTATCGTCAGTGGCTATTTACTCCTCATTCTATTGGGAAAATACGGGGTTATTGGTGGATTTATCTATCGGACTTTCGGTATAGAGATCGTTTTTTCGCAGTTGGCAGTTGTGCTCGCAGTTTCCATTATCTCATTTCCGCTGCTGGTGCGGGGTATCGTGACAGGCATGGAGTCTGTCCCCGTCGAGCTTGAAAACGCGGCGCGTACGCTTGGGGCATCACCCCTCAAAGTGTTTTGGACAATAACGCTCCCGCTCGCCTATCGCGGCATCATCGGCGGAACGATCCTCGGTTTCTCCAAAAGTCTTGGTGAGTTTGGTGCCACTATTATGGTGGCGGGAAACATTCCCGGTAAAACTCAGACGATGGCGTTGGCGATTTTCAGTGCTGTCCATCTTGGTGAAGATGCCTCTGTCTATCGACTGGTGCTTATTTCAACCGTTGTTGCCTTCGTGGCACTCTGGTTCACGGAACGCTTTACTCTCCGATAG
- the modA gene encoding molybdate ABC transporter substrate-binding protein — protein sequence MQPSVRDLIAIGLVLMLTVFSGCATEKQKPIELSVFAAISLSDALAEIGTAFTAENGVKVFYNFAASTTLQRQIEKGAPADVFISASPRQVVALEDSGRLEAESRQNLLTNRLVIVSDETERLSVDTPADLAAPEISRIAIGHPSIVPAGAYAKEALTHLGLWETLHPKLIFGADVRATLAYVTSGNVDIAIVYKTDTVLSDYVRVLCQVPPEAYTPIIYPAVVVKNSPQKQLARRFITYLQSAEKSEIFEKHGFTVLALK from the coding sequence ATGCAGCCAAGTGTTAGGGATCTTATCGCAATTGGTTTAGTGTTGATGCTCACTGTGTTTTCGGGATGTGCAACGGAAAAGCAGAAGCCGATCGAATTAAGCGTCTTCGCTGCAATCAGTTTGTCGGATGCCCTCGCTGAAATTGGGACGGCATTTACAGCGGAAAACGGTGTTAAAGTATTTTACAATTTCGCGGCATCTACGACCTTACAACGCCAAATCGAAAAAGGGGCACCCGCGGATGTCTTCATCTCGGCGAGTCCCCGTCAAGTCGTTGCCTTGGAAGATAGTGGGAGGCTTGAAGCCGAGAGTCGCCAAAATTTGCTAACCAATCGATTGGTAATCGTTTCTGATGAAACCGAACGGCTTTCTGTGGATACACCTGCTGACCTCGCTGCACCTGAGATTTCGAGAATTGCGATTGGGCATCCAAGTATCGTACCCGCTGGGGCTTACGCCAAAGAAGCTTTAACACACCTCGGATTGTGGGAGACCCTACACCCGAAACTTATCTTCGGTGCGGATGTACGTGCTACGTTGGCTTATGTGACATCTGGAAATGTGGATATAGCCATTGTTTACAAAACCGATACAGTCCTCAGCGACTATGTAAGGGTGCTTTGTCAAGTACCCCCTGAAGCGTATACACCTATCATTTACCCGGCCGTCGTTGTAAAAAATAGCCCGCAGAAACAGTTGGCGCGTAGGTTTATTACCTATCTCCAGTCTGCTGAGAAAAGTGAAATTTTTGAAAAGCACGGATTCACCGTTTTGGCTCTAAAATGA